A single window of Agromyces aureus DNA harbors:
- a CDS encoding HNH endonuclease, protein MTARNRAQAQRWRDRIRRTRAACHICGEPVDYTLPHTDPRSFVIDHVIPLAKGGEDALHNIKAAHRQATATRRSEPASWHRSSDALTRSSDPRGGSPLDLCSGPLGLGGISPRLKKRFEEA, encoded by the coding sequence ATGACCGCCCGCAACCGTGCCCAAGCGCAGCGATGGCGTGACCGCATCAGACGCACACGTGCGGCCTGCCACATCTGTGGTGAACCAGTGGACTACACGCTGCCGCACACCGACCCGCGATCCTTCGTCATCGATCACGTCATTCCCCTAGCCAAGGGCGGTGAAGACGCGCTGCACAACATCAAAGCAGCGCACCGACAAGCGACTGCAACTCGAAGAAGCGAGCCCGCATCGTGGCACCGATCATCCGACGCTCTCACTCGCTCGAGTGACCCCAGGGGCGGGTCACCCCTCGACCTGTGCTCAGGACCTCTGGGGCTAGGCGGCATCTCCCCCCGGCTGAAAAAAAGATTCGAGGAGGCCTGA
- a CDS encoding tail fiber domain-containing protein — MSGGYQRGSGDGLDGLVQQINEIKRRLRELEIPSGTQNASLVAQVQAKLAELTETVEELVESAMDDFYTKAEIDAKVASPGAIAPSTVTASGAISSAGSLTVAGEVRMPNVPVTILTSAYFATYGSTSDGGRIGHVPSSQRFKQDIAPATLDPATLQALQVVTFRYINAVEELGEDADQEIGLIAEEVHALGLHWLVYYDADGLPFGIKYDRLSLALLPVVQSLTNDVAAIKTLLGV, encoded by the coding sequence ATGTCTGGTGGATATCAGCGTGGCAGTGGTGACGGTCTGGATGGTCTGGTTCAGCAGATCAACGAGATCAAGCGTCGTCTGCGTGAGTTGGAGATCCCGTCTGGTACGCAGAACGCATCCCTGGTGGCTCAGGTGCAGGCAAAGCTTGCCGAACTGACGGAGACGGTCGAAGAACTCGTGGAGTCCGCGATGGACGACTTCTACACCAAGGCTGAGATTGACGCGAAGGTTGCATCACCAGGGGCAATCGCACCGTCCACGGTTACGGCGTCTGGCGCGATCAGCTCAGCAGGCAGCCTGACAGTTGCGGGTGAAGTGCGGATGCCGAACGTGCCAGTCACGATCCTGACGTCGGCGTACTTTGCTACATACGGCAGTACAAGCGACGGTGGGCGCATCGGACACGTCCCCTCGAGTCAGCGGTTCAAGCAGGACATTGCGCCGGCCACGTTGGATCCTGCGACGCTACAAGCGTTGCAAGTGGTGACGTTCAGGTACATCAACGCGGTGGAAGAGCTCGGCGAGGATGCAGACCAGGAGATTGGTCTCATCGCGGAAGAGGTTCACGCTCTTGGCCTGCATTGGCTGGTCTACTACGACGCGGACGGGCTCCCGTTCGGCATCAAGTACGACCGACTGTCATTGGCCTTGCTACCGGTCGTACAGTCGCTGACAAACGATGTGGCGGCGATCAAGACCCTACTGGGGGTATGA
- a CDS encoding DMT family transporter: MRNTPAETPAETSAENSVSKPATNAETVPSPSPSPSPSPSPSPAGWHVLGAMAVVLVLWASAFIAIRFVGDAISPGPLALGRQLVGTAALVVVALIRRPPLPRGRTLALIALYGVLWFAGYTLVLNLAERHLDAGTAAMLVNIAPLLVALAAGAFLKEGFPRSLMIGMLVAFVGVVIIATGGIGAHSDPLGIALGILAAVLYALGVLVQKVALRTADALSATWVGCAIGATVLLPFLPQAVGEFTSAPAPAIWATVYLGIFPSAVAFLLWAYVLQRSPAGLTASATLAVPAIVVLLSWLLLGELPTLLGMVGGALCLLGVAISRRSPRHPKG; the protein is encoded by the coding sequence ATGCGCAACACCCCCGCTGAGACCCCCGCCGAGACGTCAGCCGAGAACTCCGTCTCGAAACCCGCGACCAACGCGGAGACCGTCCCGTCGCCGTCGCCGTCGCCGTCGCCGTCGCCGTCGCCGTCGCCGGCCGGATGGCACGTGCTCGGCGCCATGGCCGTCGTGCTCGTGCTGTGGGCGTCGGCGTTCATCGCGATCCGATTCGTCGGCGACGCGATCTCGCCCGGCCCGCTCGCCCTCGGGCGCCAGCTGGTCGGCACGGCCGCGCTCGTCGTCGTCGCGCTGATCCGTCGGCCGCCGCTGCCGCGCGGGCGGACGCTCGCGCTCATCGCCCTCTACGGCGTGCTCTGGTTCGCGGGCTACACGCTCGTGCTGAACCTCGCCGAGCGCCACCTCGACGCGGGCACCGCTGCCATGCTCGTGAACATCGCGCCGCTGCTCGTCGCGCTCGCGGCCGGAGCGTTCCTCAAGGAGGGGTTCCCGCGATCGCTCATGATCGGCATGCTGGTCGCGTTCGTCGGCGTCGTGATCATCGCGACCGGCGGCATCGGCGCGCACAGCGACCCGCTCGGCATCGCCCTCGGCATCCTCGCGGCCGTGCTCTACGCACTCGGCGTGCTCGTGCAGAAGGTCGCACTGAGAACCGCCGATGCGCTCAGCGCCACCTGGGTCGGCTGCGCGATCGGCGCGACCGTGCTCCTGCCGTTCCTGCCGCAGGCCGTCGGCGAGTTCACCTCGGCACCGGCGCCCGCGATCTGGGCCACGGTCTACCTCGGCATCTTCCCTTCGGCGGTGGCGTTCCTGCTCTGGGCGTACGTGCTCCAGCGAAGCCCCGCCGGGCTCACCGCATCGGCCACCCTCGCCGTGCCGGCGATCGTGGTGCTGCTGAGCTGGCTCCTGCTCGGCGAACTGCCCACCCTGCTCGGCATGGTCGGCGGCGCGCTCTGCCTCCTCGGCGTCGCGATCAGCAGGCGGTCGCCTCGGCATCCGAAGGGCTGA
- a CDS encoding DUF1653 domain-containing protein → MSEPSELPEDPDHEVAPGLYEHYKGHRYEVLELARHSETEEWFVVYRALYGERGVWIRPLVMFAETIEVDGARVPRFRRVESA, encoded by the coding sequence GTGAGCGAGCCCTCCGAGCTGCCCGAAGACCCCGATCACGAGGTCGCGCCCGGCCTCTACGAGCACTACAAGGGCCACCGCTACGAGGTGCTCGAGCTCGCGCGGCACTCGGAGACCGAGGAGTGGTTCGTCGTCTACCGCGCCCTCTACGGCGAGCGGGGCGTCTGGATCCGACCGCTCGTCATGTTCGCCGAGACGATCGAGGTCGACGGCGCACGCGTACCGCGGTTCCGGCGGGTCGAGTCGGCGTAG
- a CDS encoding LysR family transcriptional regulator: MVDPHRLHVFRAVVQTGSINRAAVRLGYTASAVSQHVSALQRETGLTLVERRGRGIVATAAGVAVAERAGRVLDHLADFDGVVDDLRTGRTGTLRIGTFSSANRAWLPRVVAALTEEFPQLRLELTMIEHRGQLTGDPDLEIYVAESVRADRDPTAAEGAADAYDLEPLRVEDYVVVVPSRHPLAGRASVDLADLADEPWIDNDHSRGPCREIVMSAAASAGFAPRFRLQAPDYTSAFDYVEQGVGVTVLPRLGAIALPPGTVMIPIRDAAARRRIMLRVKRSMRTNPAVMRASALLRAASAPTD; encoded by the coding sequence ATGGTCGATCCGCATCGCCTCCATGTGTTCCGGGCCGTCGTGCAGACCGGCTCGATCAACCGGGCCGCTGTGCGCCTCGGCTACACGGCCTCGGCCGTGAGCCAGCACGTGAGCGCGCTACAGCGCGAGACCGGCCTGACCCTCGTCGAACGGCGCGGGCGCGGCATCGTGGCGACCGCGGCCGGCGTCGCCGTCGCCGAGCGGGCGGGCCGGGTGCTCGACCACCTCGCCGACTTCGACGGCGTCGTCGACGACCTTCGCACGGGGCGCACGGGCACCCTGCGCATCGGCACGTTCTCGTCGGCCAACCGCGCCTGGCTGCCGCGCGTCGTCGCCGCGCTCACCGAGGAGTTCCCGCAACTGCGCCTCGAACTCACGATGATCGAGCACCGCGGGCAGCTCACCGGAGATCCCGACCTCGAGATCTACGTCGCCGAGTCCGTGCGCGCCGACCGCGACCCGACCGCGGCCGAGGGGGCCGCCGACGCGTACGACCTCGAGCCGCTGCGCGTCGAGGACTACGTCGTCGTCGTGCCGTCGCGGCATCCGCTCGCCGGTCGGGCCTCGGTCGACCTCGCCGACCTCGCCGACGAGCCGTGGATCGACAACGACCACAGCCGCGGACCCTGCCGCGAGATCGTGATGTCCGCGGCGGCCTCGGCCGGCTTCGCGCCCCGGTTCCGCCTCCAGGCACCCGACTACACGAGCGCGTTCGACTACGTCGAGCAGGGCGTCGGCGTCACGGTGCTCCCCCGCCTGGGCGCGATCGCGCTGCCGCCCGGCACCGTGATGATCCCGATCCGGGATGCCGCGGCCCGCCGTCGCATCATGCTGCGCGTCAAGCGCTCGATGCGCACCAACCCGGCCGTGATGCGCGCGAGCGCGTTGCTGCGCGCGGCATCCGCCCCGACCGACTGA
- a CDS encoding excisionase family DNA-binding protein: MWITIQEAATRRDVSTRTIRRMISAGLIEAERFGPRLIRVNAVSLEHAGRSLVA, encoded by the coding sequence ATGTGGATCACCATCCAGGAAGCGGCCACACGGCGGGACGTTTCTACGCGCACCATCCGGCGAATGATCTCGGCCGGCCTCATCGAAGCAGAACGCTTCGGCCCACGACTTATTCGCGTCAACGCGGTCTCGCTGGAGCACGCAGGTCGGAGCTTGGTCGCTTGA
- a CDS encoding glycoside hydrolase family 6 protein: MTSDARYCWRPWAAVAAAGLVAATLTAVASPAGAAEPDGLAGATLYVDPFSTTLEAAQQLGGRARADAQLLGSIPSGSWITKGTPAEAQAAVDTIVDRSTARGEMPVIVVYNLPFRDCAQYSAGGAASTADYLAWVDGVVAGIGGRPASVILEPDGVGIIPHYTTLDGVREWCQPAELDPATAASDRFVQLNGAVDRLKAGAATSVYLDGTGASWLNVGEISDRLIKAGVERADGFFLNASNYQFTANSTAFGTWVSSCIAYATEVNPVPAAFEQCGNQYWNGGPDTGWQGVAMTQYAEWSAGAVNPAENTSGVDSRYRSILGGTEPTTHFVIDTSRNGRGPWQYPADTYPTHEDWCNPPARGLGVQPSTETGVPLVDAYLWIKVPGESDGKCYRGTAGPLDPARGIEDPAAGQWFAQQARELVSLAAPSIAPLACDVAVKGTKIGRGFAAVLVLENRGTTAIDPWRLAWSFDGAQRVTGVLGGSYAQHGADMKVDAPKRLAELAPGKKTLLVVTGFGAATEPWQFSLNGRACTSR, translated from the coding sequence ATGACATCCGATGCCCGATACTGCTGGCGACCGTGGGCGGCGGTCGCCGCGGCCGGCCTCGTGGCCGCGACCCTGACGGCGGTGGCCTCGCCCGCCGGCGCCGCCGAGCCCGACGGCCTTGCGGGGGCGACGCTCTACGTCGACCCCTTCAGCACGACGCTCGAGGCCGCGCAGCAGCTCGGCGGTCGAGCCCGAGCCGACGCGCAGCTGCTCGGCAGCATCCCGTCGGGATCGTGGATCACCAAGGGCACGCCCGCCGAGGCTCAGGCCGCCGTCGACACGATCGTCGACCGCTCGACGGCACGCGGCGAGATGCCCGTGATCGTGGTCTACAACCTGCCGTTCCGCGACTGCGCGCAGTACTCCGCCGGTGGTGCCGCGAGCACTGCGGACTACCTCGCGTGGGTCGACGGGGTCGTCGCGGGCATCGGCGGGCGACCGGCATCCGTGATCCTCGAGCCCGACGGCGTCGGCATCATCCCGCACTACACGACCCTCGACGGCGTGCGGGAGTGGTGTCAGCCCGCCGAGCTCGACCCGGCCACGGCGGCCTCCGACCGGTTCGTTCAGCTGAACGGCGCGGTCGATCGCCTGAAGGCCGGCGCCGCGACCTCCGTCTACCTCGACGGAACCGGAGCGAGCTGGCTCAACGTCGGCGAGATCTCCGACCGGCTCATCAAGGCCGGCGTCGAGCGCGCCGACGGGTTCTTCCTGAACGCCTCGAACTACCAGTTCACGGCGAACTCGACGGCCTTCGGCACGTGGGTCTCGTCGTGCATCGCGTACGCGACCGAGGTGAACCCGGTGCCCGCTGCGTTCGAGCAGTGCGGCAATCAATACTGGAACGGCGGGCCCGACACGGGCTGGCAGGGCGTCGCGATGACCCAGTACGCCGAGTGGAGCGCGGGCGCCGTCAACCCGGCGGAGAACACGAGTGGCGTCGATTCGCGCTACCGATCCATCCTGGGCGGCACGGAACCGACCACGCACTTCGTGATCGACACGAGTCGCAACGGACGCGGGCCGTGGCAGTACCCCGCCGACACGTACCCGACGCACGAGGACTGGTGCAACCCGCCCGCCCGCGGCCTCGGCGTGCAGCCGAGCACCGAGACCGGTGTGCCGCTCGTCGACGCGTACCTCTGGATCAAGGTTCCGGGCGAGTCCGACGGCAAGTGCTACCGCGGCACGGCGGGCCCGCTCGACCCCGCGCGCGGCATTGAGGACCCGGCAGCCGGCCAGTGGTTCGCGCAGCAGGCGCGCGAGCTCGTCTCGCTCGCAGCTCCGTCGATCGCGCCCCTCGCGTGCGACGTCGCCGTCAAGGGAACGAAGATCGGGCGCGGGTTCGCGGCCGTGCTCGTGCTCGAGAACCGCGGCACCACCGCGATCGACCCGTGGCGCCTCGCATGGAGCTTCGACGGCGCACAACGCGTCACCGGCGTGCTCGGCGGGTCGTACGCGCAGCATGGCGCCGACATGAAGGTCGACGCACCCAAGCGCCTCGCCGAGCTCGCGCCGGGCAAGAAGACGCTGCTCGTCGTCACCGGGTTCGGCGCGGCGACCGAGCCGTGGCAGTTCTCGTTGAACGGGCGTGCCTGCACCTCGAGGTGA
- a CDS encoding phage tail tape measure protein, translating to MGERNTKVTLDAVVSGYVKGMTDAAVATQKLDTAAGKLAAQQQAFDGIGKGALAVGAFAAAGVGLAVAKFADFDKAMSNVQAATHESASNMDLLRDAALEAGRTTVFSATESSAAIEELSKAGLSTAEILDGALSGALDLAAAGGLEVAQAAEIAATTLAQFNLEGSETEHIADLLAAGAGKASGEVSDLSAALAQSGQVASATGLTVEETTGALAAFAQAGLKGSDAGTSLKTALSSLNPRSAEAEKLMADLGISAYDAQGNFIGLAEFAGRLQDGLSGLSTQQRQAALSTIFGADAIRAATVLYDEGAEGIQDWITAVDDQGYAAETAALRLDNLAGDVEAFGGAMETALIGVGEGADGPLRGLVQGATDVVAAFADAPEPVQNTALAIGGVTAAVGLMGGAALLAVPKAAAYKASLESLNISGGKVAKGVAGAAIAITGMALVVSQLASQQAEARASAEAYADTLEEGSQRTTAATRDMVVANLQAKQSLNLLGLEIDAVQFDSAADAAEKLGLSVSTVADATMGSVEALEQVAAVTKLRNRTDEDAVAVREKLGLKEGEWADAIDSVVNGVKGESASLEEAIRLARQHESAVDDGTAATEGQTSALEEFTSVTATAQQSVDDFITALQGLGDTQLSLNDANRQVEASLDDATEVLDKFKQSVYDTAIANGASEEAAHAAADAAVAQGQALDITTEAGRENQAALDAIAESYKKAAAATVEQTGVQSDAIPVIQAGRDAIVAAGEAAGMSKEQAGAYADQLGLIPGDVSTQVNLHAQAAMDAATAFARKLAEIPNSKEVYLYVQEQRIASGAPAGQVGAAYANADGGMYSYSSGGFGEGFYSGRQGALYKFAEPEVGWEAFISGRPGKEAENRGYALEAYGRLGGQMPAGDTIQHFSYNASPIREMDPRAVNTIMMREFARKIGG from the coding sequence ATGGGTGAACGCAATACGAAGGTGACTCTCGATGCGGTCGTGAGTGGCTACGTGAAGGGCATGACCGACGCTGCTGTCGCGACCCAGAAGCTGGATACCGCGGCCGGGAAGTTGGCCGCACAGCAGCAGGCATTTGATGGCATCGGCAAGGGAGCGTTGGCAGTCGGTGCGTTTGCTGCTGCGGGTGTGGGGCTCGCTGTGGCGAAGTTCGCGGACTTCGACAAGGCGATGTCGAATGTGCAGGCGGCGACGCACGAGTCTGCGTCGAACATGGATCTGCTGCGGGATGCGGCGCTCGAGGCTGGTCGTACAACGGTCTTCTCGGCTACCGAGTCGTCGGCTGCTATCGAGGAGCTCTCGAAGGCGGGCCTGTCTACGGCGGAGATCCTGGATGGTGCTCTGAGCGGTGCGCTGGATCTTGCTGCTGCTGGTGGCCTTGAGGTTGCTCAGGCGGCTGAGATCGCGGCAACCACGTTGGCACAGTTCAACCTTGAGGGTTCCGAGACTGAGCATATTGCTGACCTTCTCGCGGCTGGTGCCGGTAAGGCGTCCGGCGAGGTCTCGGACCTCTCTGCGGCTCTCGCACAGTCGGGTCAGGTGGCTTCGGCTACGGGTTTGACGGTTGAGGAGACGACGGGTGCTCTGGCTGCGTTCGCTCAGGCTGGGTTGAAGGGTTCGGATGCGGGTACGTCTTTGAAGACGGCTCTGTCGTCGTTGAATCCGCGGAGTGCTGAGGCTGAGAAGCTGATGGCGGATCTGGGTATCTCGGCGTACGACGCACAGGGCAACTTCATCGGGCTGGCTGAGTTCGCCGGCAGGTTGCAGGACGGGCTGTCGGGTTTGTCGACTCAGCAGCGTCAGGCGGCGTTGTCGACAATCTTCGGGGCGGATGCGATTCGTGCTGCGACCGTGCTCTACGACGAAGGCGCGGAAGGCATTCAGGACTGGATCACAGCGGTTGATGACCAGGGATATGCGGCTGAGACCGCTGCTCTACGTCTCGACAACCTGGCTGGCGATGTGGAGGCGTTTGGCGGCGCGATGGAGACGGCTCTCATCGGTGTTGGTGAGGGCGCTGACGGGCCTCTGAGGGGTCTTGTGCAGGGTGCTACGGATGTGGTGGCTGCGTTTGCTGATGCTCCTGAGCCGGTGCAGAATACGGCTCTTGCGATTGGTGGTGTGACTGCCGCTGTTGGCCTGATGGGTGGCGCTGCTTTGCTCGCTGTTCCGAAGGCCGCGGCGTACAAGGCATCCCTTGAATCGCTGAATATCTCGGGTGGCAAGGTTGCGAAGGGTGTTGCCGGCGCAGCTATCGCGATCACTGGAATGGCGCTGGTTGTGTCGCAGTTGGCGTCGCAGCAGGCGGAGGCTCGCGCTTCTGCTGAGGCGTATGCGGACACGCTTGAGGAGGGGTCGCAGCGTACGACGGCAGCTACCCGTGACATGGTGGTGGCGAACCTGCAGGCGAAGCAGTCGCTGAACTTGCTGGGTCTTGAGATTGATGCGGTGCAGTTTGATTCGGCTGCGGATGCTGCGGAGAAGTTGGGCTTGTCGGTGTCAACTGTGGCTGACGCGACGATGGGCAGCGTGGAGGCGTTGGAGCAGGTCGCTGCGGTGACGAAGCTGCGGAATCGTACCGATGAGGATGCGGTCGCGGTTCGCGAGAAGCTGGGTCTGAAGGAGGGCGAGTGGGCTGACGCTATCGATTCCGTCGTGAACGGTGTGAAGGGTGAGTCGGCGTCGCTCGAGGAGGCCATCCGTCTGGCACGTCAGCATGAGTCCGCGGTCGACGACGGTACTGCTGCGACTGAGGGGCAGACGTCCGCGTTGGAGGAGTTCACGAGTGTGACAGCGACCGCTCAGCAGTCGGTGGATGACTTCATCACGGCGTTGCAGGGTCTCGGTGACACGCAGTTGTCGTTGAACGACGCGAACCGTCAGGTTGAGGCGTCGCTTGATGATGCGACGGAGGTGCTGGACAAGTTCAAGCAGAGCGTTTATGACACGGCGATCGCGAATGGGGCATCCGAGGAAGCGGCGCACGCTGCCGCTGACGCTGCGGTCGCCCAGGGGCAGGCTTTGGACATTACGACTGAGGCCGGTCGTGAGAACCAGGCCGCTCTTGACGCTATCGCGGAGTCGTACAAGAAAGCTGCGGCTGCGACAGTCGAACAGACTGGTGTGCAGTCTGATGCGATCCCGGTGATTCAGGCGGGTCGTGACGCGATTGTTGCGGCCGGTGAGGCTGCGGGTATGTCCAAGGAGCAGGCGGGTGCGTACGCGGATCAGTTGGGTCTGATTCCCGGTGACGTCAGCACTCAGGTCAACCTTCACGCTCAGGCGGCGATGGATGCAGCGACGGCGTTCGCACGGAAGTTGGCGGAGATTCCGAACTCGAAGGAGGTGTACCTGTATGTGCAGGAGCAGCGGATTGCGTCTGGTGCGCCGGCCGGTCAGGTGGGTGCCGCGTACGCGAACGCAGACGGTGGCATGTACTCGTATTCGAGTGGTGGCTTCGGTGAGGGCTTCTATTCGGGCCGTCAGGGTGCGTTGTACAAGTTCGCTGAACCTGAGGTTGGTTGGGAAGCGTTCATCTCTGGCCGGCCGGGGAAAGAAGCAGAGAACCGTGGCTACGCACTCGAGGCTTACGGCCGACTGGGTGGTCAGATGCCTGCCGGCGACACGATCCAGCACTTCAGCTACAACGCGTCGCCTATTCGCGAGATGGACCCCCGCGCGGTCAACACGATCATGATGCGCGAGTTCGCTCGCAAGATTGGGGGCTGA
- a CDS encoding inositol monophosphatase family protein produces the protein MNGDATHSPSSDLPDDLTPDLELALELAELADRVALERFRSADLEIATKPDRTFVTESDLAVERAIRDRLAEARPDDGILGEEFGREDRGSRQWIVDPIDGTSNFLRGVPVWGALVSLVIDGVPVVGVASMPTFGRRWWAARGLGAWTNEPGSADAPARRIRVSGVADLADASLSFQSIAQWREAGRLPALLALGEAVWRDRAYGDLWSYMLLAEGLVDIVGEFDVKEYDLAALVPIVEEAGGRFTSADGAPGHAHGSSLATNGHLHDQVLAIIARPAASENPTERNA, from the coding sequence GTGAACGGCGACGCGACCCACTCCCCCAGTTCCGACCTTCCAGACGATCTCACCCCAGACCTCGAGCTCGCCCTCGAACTGGCCGAACTGGCCGACCGAGTCGCACTCGAGCGCTTCCGCTCGGCCGATCTCGAGATCGCGACGAAACCCGACCGCACGTTCGTGACGGAGTCCGACCTCGCCGTCGAGCGAGCGATCCGCGACCGGCTCGCCGAGGCTCGCCCCGACGACGGCATCCTCGGCGAGGAGTTCGGCCGCGAGGACCGCGGCTCGCGTCAGTGGATCGTCGACCCGATCGACGGCACCTCGAACTTCCTCCGCGGAGTTCCCGTGTGGGGTGCGCTCGTCTCGCTCGTGATCGACGGCGTCCCGGTGGTCGGGGTCGCGTCGATGCCGACGTTCGGCCGGCGCTGGTGGGCTGCTCGCGGCCTCGGCGCCTGGACGAACGAACCCGGGTCGGCCGACGCGCCGGCCCGCCGCATCCGCGTCTCGGGGGTCGCCGACCTCGCCGACGCCTCGCTGAGCTTCCAGAGCATCGCCCAGTGGCGCGAGGCGGGTCGCCTGCCGGCGCTGCTCGCCCTGGGCGAGGCCGTGTGGCGCGATCGCGCGTACGGCGACCTCTGGTCGTACATGCTGCTCGCCGAGGGACTCGTCGACATCGTCGGGGAGTTCGACGTGAAGGAATACGACCTCGCCGCGCTCGTGCCGATCGTCGAGGAGGCCGGCGGCCGCTTCACCTCGGCCGACGGCGCGCCGGGCCACGCGCACGGCTCGTCGCTCGCGACGAACGGTCACCTGCACGACCAGGTGCTCGCGATCATCGCCCGGCCCGCGGCATCCGAGAACCCCACCGAGAGGAACGCATGA
- a CDS encoding LLM class F420-dependent oxidoreductase: MTDATVARPAFEVCLFTEPQQGASYDTQLAHASAAERFGFDGWFRSDHYLRMGGGDPLPGPTDAWTTLAGLARETSRIRLGTLVSSVTYRVPAILAIQVAQVDRMSGGRAELGLGTGWFAEEHAAYGIPFPDKRFGLLEEQLAVVTGLWATPEGSTFDFTGEHYALDGSPALPKPAQPRVPVIVGGGGPKRTPALAARYATEFNIGFRDEREIAERFDGVRRACEAIDRDPATLKLSVALPTVVATDYATYLRRLAAIDADPDTFAEVNVAGTPAAAIEKVERLRALGADRVYLQTVDQLDLEHVELLGTEVLPHLGGRA; encoded by the coding sequence ATGACCGACGCGACCGTGGCGCGCCCCGCCTTCGAGGTCTGCCTGTTCACCGAACCGCAGCAGGGTGCGAGCTACGACACGCAGCTCGCCCACGCGTCGGCGGCCGAACGCTTCGGGTTCGACGGCTGGTTCCGCTCCGACCACTACCTGCGCATGGGCGGAGGCGACCCGCTGCCGGGGCCGACGGATGCCTGGACTACCCTCGCCGGGCTCGCCCGCGAGACGAGCCGCATCCGCCTCGGCACGCTCGTCTCCTCGGTGACGTACCGCGTGCCGGCGATCCTCGCGATCCAGGTCGCGCAGGTCGATCGGATGTCGGGCGGCCGCGCCGAGCTCGGACTCGGCACGGGCTGGTTCGCCGAGGAGCACGCCGCCTACGGCATCCCGTTCCCCGACAAGCGGTTCGGCCTGCTCGAGGAGCAGCTCGCCGTCGTGACGGGACTCTGGGCGACGCCGGAGGGATCGACGTTCGATTTCACCGGCGAGCACTACGCGCTCGATGGCTCGCCCGCCCTGCCGAAGCCCGCGCAGCCTCGTGTGCCCGTCATCGTGGGCGGCGGCGGCCCGAAGCGCACGCCGGCGCTCGCGGCGCGCTACGCGACCGAGTTCAACATCGGCTTCCGCGACGAACGCGAGATCGCCGAGCGGTTCGACGGCGTCCGCCGAGCCTGCGAGGCGATCGACCGCGACCCCGCGACGCTCAAGCTCTCGGTCGCCCTGCCGACCGTCGTCGCCACCGACTACGCCACGTACCTCCGCCGGCTCGCGGCCATCGACGCCGACCCCGACACCTTCGCCGAGGTCAACGTCGCCGGCACGCCCGCCGCCGCGATCGAGAAGGTCGAACGCCTGCGAGCACTCGGCGCCGACCGGGTCTACCTGCAGACGGTCGACCAGCTCGACCTCGAGCACGTCGAACTGCTCGGCACCGAGGTGCTCCCCCACCTCGGAGGGCGCGCGTGA
- a CDS encoding helix-turn-helix domain-containing protein — protein MMRISGPFPPVDSGLEEKPVDAKTMAEYLGVSEYTVRAYAQRGEIPSFRLSTGPRAPLRFYLSEVRAHLTRPVDPFAAPRSRRRHSN, from the coding sequence ATGATGAGAATCTCTGGACCGTTTCCCCCTGTCGATTCCGGGCTCGAGGAGAAGCCAGTCGACGCGAAAACGATGGCCGAGTACCTTGGCGTCTCGGAGTACACGGTGCGGGCTTACGCGCAGAGAGGCGAGATCCCGAGTTTCAGGCTCAGCACTGGCCCACGAGCTCCGCTGCGCTTCTACCTGTCCGAGGTTCGAGCCCACCTCACGCGGCCGGTGGACCCGTTCGCTGCGCCGCGCAGTCGCCGACGCCACAGCAACTAG